A single Glycine soja cultivar W05 chromosome 14, ASM419377v2, whole genome shotgun sequence DNA region contains:
- the LOC114383208 gene encoding chloride channel protein CLC-e-like isoform X2, which produces MVGLGCIAGVGVHPSWHHDRVRILASKSEELTLKRWWSWSLFPSASAHETHLCRIRARRPRCVPDNREAGAGKEAEEEQQLELEWKLLTRRIGDSGIISSCLVGLLTGVAVVLFNYAVHEIRDLFWDGIPNRGASWLREAPIQTTWARVVLVPAFGGVIVSLLNLLRQRFDSAVLEDPFLQTPSSNLKSASRPFLKAMAASVTLGTGNSLGPEGPSVDIGTSIAKGLRPFFDNGKSSGRMLSLLAAGSAAGLSAGFNAAVAGCFFAVESVLWPSSADASLPLTNNTSMVILSAVIASVVSEIGLGSQPAFKVPEYDFRSPGVATSLCRASGLVGGYYAPSLFIGGATGMAYGKLISLAVAESNPTINLSVLEVASPQAYGLVGMAATLAGVCQVPLTAVLLLFELTQDYRIVLPLLGAVGLSSWISSVQTKRGDDGGAKKIELENSNSPLLPETSSRSSIESSAGNTFAEDVSYLSDLCQVESSLCVEDDNVETTYFVRRTFVSEAMKTRYVAVSMCTPLIEVIDLMLAEKQSCAVIVDTDDTLIGFLTLRDIQEYGKFAKARSTKHKELLVSEFCLLNGEICSVPWTATPDMELHYAQMIMKERRFNHVPVVRNIYERTYPVGIIDPESISLTCSALATRQSLS; this is translated from the exons ATGGTTGGCTTAGGATGCATAGCAGGAGTAGGAGTTCACCCCAGCTGGCACCATGATCGAGTTCGAATCCTTGCTTCTAAATCTGAAGAACTAACACTAAAAAGGTGGTGGTCGTGGTCGTTGTTTCCTTCTGCTTCTGCACACGAGACTCATCTGTGTCGAATTAGGGCGAGGCGTCCGCGTTGTGTGCCTGATAATAGAGAAGCTGGGGCTGGAAAGGAAGCGGAAGAAGAACAACAACTAGAGTTAGAATGGAAGCTCCTCACCAGAAGGATTGGCGATTCCGGAATAATATCTTCATGCTTGGTCGGTCTCCTCACCGGCGTCGCTGTCGTGCTCTTCAATTATGCT GTTCATGAAATTCGTGATTTGTTCTGGGATGGGATTCCCAATCGAGGCGCCTCATGGCTGAGAGAAGCGCCTATTCAGACAACATGGGCACGTGTAGTACTAGTTCCGGCTTTTGGAGGCGTTATTGTGTCTCTGCTAAACCTCCTTCGTCAACGTTTTGATTCCGCTGTCCTAGAAGATCCTTTCCTCCAAACTCCATCTTCCAACCTCAAGTCTGCTTCCCGCCCTTTCTTAAAGGCCATGGCAGCTTCTGTTACTCTAGGCACCGGCAATTCCTTGGGTCCAGAGGGTCCCAGTGTCGATATTGGTACTTCCATTGCCAAAGGCCTCCGTCCTTTCTTTGACAATGGAAAGAGTTCCGGCAGAATGCTTTCCCTTCTCGCTGCTGGATCTGCTGCTGGCCTCTCTGCCG GTTTCAATGCTGCCGTTGCTGGTTGTTTTTTCGCTGTCGAGTCTGTCTTGTGGCCATCATCTGCAGATGCATCTTTACCACTTACAAATAATACTTCCATGGTGATACTTAGTGCTGTCATAGCATCTGTAGTTTCTGAGATTGGCCTTGGCTCTCAACCTGCCTTTAAAGTTCCTGAGTATGACTTCCGGTCCCCCGGTG ttgcaacttctctatgcaGGGCTTCTGGATTAGTGGGAGGGTATTATGCCCCGTCTCTCTTTATTGGTGGTGCAACTGGGATGGCTTATggaaaattaattagtttggCTGTTGCTGAGTCTAATCCCACAATTAACCTCTCTGTGTTGGAAGTGGCATCACCACAAGCTTATGGCCTG GTTGGAATGGCAGCGACTCTTGCAGGAGTTTGTCAAGTACCACTTACTGCAGTTTTGCTTCTGTTTGAATTGACACAGGACTATCGGATTGTTCTACCACTTCTTGGAGCAGTAGGCTTGTCGTCATGGATTTCATCTGTACAGACAAAAAGAGGAGATGATGGAGGggcaaaaaaaattgagttagaAAACTCAAATTCTCCTTTACTTCCAGAAACATCTTCTCGTAGTTCAATTGAGTCATCTGCTGGTAATACCTTTGCTGAAGATGTGTCATATTTGAGTGATTTGTGTCAAGTGGAAAGTTCACTTTGTGTAGAGGATGATAATGTTGAAACAACATATTTTGTAAGGAGAACATTTGTTTCAGAAGCCATGAAGACGAGATATGTGGCGGTTTCAATGTGCACACCGCTTATAGAAGTAATAGATCTCATGCTTGCAGAGAAACAATCTTGTGCAGTAATTGTTGATACTGATGATACTTTAATCGGTTTTTTGACGCTTAGAGACATTCAAGAGTATGGTAAATTTGCAAAAGCAAGAAGCACAAAACATAAG GAGCTTTTAGTTTCTGAATTTTGCCTTTTAAATGGAGAAATATGCAGCGTGCCATGGACAGCTACACCTGATATGGAACTTCATTATGCTCAAATGATTATGAAGGAGCGCAGATTCAATCATGTTCCTGTTGTGAGGAATATCTATGAAAGAACATATCCAGTTGGCATTATAGACCCAGAGAGTATCAGTCTAACATGCAG TGCTTTGGCCACCAGACAGTCCCTCAGCTAA
- the LOC114383208 gene encoding chloride channel protein CLC-e-like isoform X1: MVGLGCIAGVGVHPSWHHDRVRILASKSEELTLKRWWSWSLFPSASAHETHLCRIRARRPRCVPDNREAGAGKEAEEEQQLELEWKLLTRRIGDSGIISSCLVGLLTGVAVVLFNYAVHEIRDLFWDGIPNRGASWLREAPIQTTWARVVLVPAFGGVIVSLLNLLRQRFDSAVLEDPFLQTPSSNLKSASRPFLKAMAASVTLGTGNSLGPEGPSVDIGTSIAKGLRPFFDNGKSSGRMLSLLAAGSAAGLSAGFNAAVAGCFFAVESVLWPSSADASLPLTNNTSMVILSAVIASVVSEIGLGSQPAFKVPEYDFRSPGELPLYLLLGILCGLVSLALSRCTSYMFTIVDNLHKATGIPRSSFPVLGGLSVGLIALIYPEILYWGFENVDILLESRPFVKGLSTDLLLQLIAVKIVATSLCRASGLVGGYYAPSLFIGGATGMAYGKLISLAVAESNPTINLSVLEVASPQAYGLVGMAATLAGVCQVPLTAVLLLFELTQDYRIVLPLLGAVGLSSWISSVQTKRGDDGGAKKIELENSNSPLLPETSSRSSIESSAGNTFAEDVSYLSDLCQVESSLCVEDDNVETTYFVRRTFVSEAMKTRYVAVSMCTPLIEVIDLMLAEKQSCAVIVDTDDTLIGFLTLRDIQEYGKFAKARSTKHKELLVSEFCLLNGEICSVPWTATPDMELHYAQMIMKERRFNHVPVVRNIYERTYPVGIIDPESISLTCSALATRQSLS, from the exons ATGGTTGGCTTAGGATGCATAGCAGGAGTAGGAGTTCACCCCAGCTGGCACCATGATCGAGTTCGAATCCTTGCTTCTAAATCTGAAGAACTAACACTAAAAAGGTGGTGGTCGTGGTCGTTGTTTCCTTCTGCTTCTGCACACGAGACTCATCTGTGTCGAATTAGGGCGAGGCGTCCGCGTTGTGTGCCTGATAATAGAGAAGCTGGGGCTGGAAAGGAAGCGGAAGAAGAACAACAACTAGAGTTAGAATGGAAGCTCCTCACCAGAAGGATTGGCGATTCCGGAATAATATCTTCATGCTTGGTCGGTCTCCTCACCGGCGTCGCTGTCGTGCTCTTCAATTATGCT GTTCATGAAATTCGTGATTTGTTCTGGGATGGGATTCCCAATCGAGGCGCCTCATGGCTGAGAGAAGCGCCTATTCAGACAACATGGGCACGTGTAGTACTAGTTCCGGCTTTTGGAGGCGTTATTGTGTCTCTGCTAAACCTCCTTCGTCAACGTTTTGATTCCGCTGTCCTAGAAGATCCTTTCCTCCAAACTCCATCTTCCAACCTCAAGTCTGCTTCCCGCCCTTTCTTAAAGGCCATGGCAGCTTCTGTTACTCTAGGCACCGGCAATTCCTTGGGTCCAGAGGGTCCCAGTGTCGATATTGGTACTTCCATTGCCAAAGGCCTCCGTCCTTTCTTTGACAATGGAAAGAGTTCCGGCAGAATGCTTTCCCTTCTCGCTGCTGGATCTGCTGCTGGCCTCTCTGCCG GTTTCAATGCTGCCGTTGCTGGTTGTTTTTTCGCTGTCGAGTCTGTCTTGTGGCCATCATCTGCAGATGCATCTTTACCACTTACAAATAATACTTCCATGGTGATACTTAGTGCTGTCATAGCATCTGTAGTTTCTGAGATTGGCCTTGGCTCTCAACCTGCCTTTAAAGTTCCTGAGTATGACTTCCGGTCCCCCGGTG AGCTCCCGCTGTATCTATTGCTGGGTATTTTATGTGGTCTGGTGTCATTGGCCCTATCTAGATGTACATCATATATGTTTACTATTGTTGACAATCTGCACAAGGCCACTGGCATTCCACGATCTTCATTCCCTGTATTGGGAGGCTTATCAGTTGGGTTGATAGCATTGATATATCCTGAAATCCTCTACTGGGGTTTTGAGAATGTTGACATTTTATTAGAATCTCGGCCATTTGTTAAAGGCCTTTCCACTGACCTATTGCTTCAGCTAATAGCTGTCAAGATagttgcaacttctctatgcaGGGCTTCTGGATTAGTGGGAGGGTATTATGCCCCGTCTCTCTTTATTGGTGGTGCAACTGGGATGGCTTATggaaaattaattagtttggCTGTTGCTGAGTCTAATCCCACAATTAACCTCTCTGTGTTGGAAGTGGCATCACCACAAGCTTATGGCCTG GTTGGAATGGCAGCGACTCTTGCAGGAGTTTGTCAAGTACCACTTACTGCAGTTTTGCTTCTGTTTGAATTGACACAGGACTATCGGATTGTTCTACCACTTCTTGGAGCAGTAGGCTTGTCGTCATGGATTTCATCTGTACAGACAAAAAGAGGAGATGATGGAGGggcaaaaaaaattgagttagaAAACTCAAATTCTCCTTTACTTCCAGAAACATCTTCTCGTAGTTCAATTGAGTCATCTGCTGGTAATACCTTTGCTGAAGATGTGTCATATTTGAGTGATTTGTGTCAAGTGGAAAGTTCACTTTGTGTAGAGGATGATAATGTTGAAACAACATATTTTGTAAGGAGAACATTTGTTTCAGAAGCCATGAAGACGAGATATGTGGCGGTTTCAATGTGCACACCGCTTATAGAAGTAATAGATCTCATGCTTGCAGAGAAACAATCTTGTGCAGTAATTGTTGATACTGATGATACTTTAATCGGTTTTTTGACGCTTAGAGACATTCAAGAGTATGGTAAATTTGCAAAAGCAAGAAGCACAAAACATAAG GAGCTTTTAGTTTCTGAATTTTGCCTTTTAAATGGAGAAATATGCAGCGTGCCATGGACAGCTACACCTGATATGGAACTTCATTATGCTCAAATGATTATGAAGGAGCGCAGATTCAATCATGTTCCTGTTGTGAGGAATATCTATGAAAGAACATATCCAGTTGGCATTATAGACCCAGAGAGTATCAGTCTAACATGCAG TGCTTTGGCCACCAGACAGTCCCTCAGCTAA